The Vitis vinifera cultivar Pinot Noir 40024 chromosome 12, ASM3070453v1 genome has a segment encoding these proteins:
- the LOC132254721 gene encoding uncharacterized protein LOC132254721, which produces MQDNESLREFVKRFGQVVLQVEACGMDVVLQIFKRSICPGTPFFESLAKKPLTTMNDLFRRANKYSMLEDDIRAATQQVLVAGQASRSGMDRSAKLPDRPRPSDRRQKGPSRPERSPLTPLSISYEKLLPMIQGLSDFRWPRPLGTDPTKRDHSKRCVFHKEHGHTTEECRCLHYLVVRLIRAGNLKQYLRSDTKGRDAFQNHNSGAPKASAAPKAVINYINGGSSDEEYDSKRKRQKLLRDASVRERINSIRPGLTGGGLRSIDGTIIFPPVDPTPTLQPHRDALILSLEIRDFNMRRILVYPGNSANLVQASVVSHMGHSLTNLENPRRILSGFNGSSTMSLGDIVLPVQVDPITLNPVSRSPMLPNSTRNRDQSGGCIPP; this is translated from the exons atgcaggacAACGAATCCTTAAGGGAGTTCGTGAAGCGGTTTGGTCAAGTCGTGCTTCAAGTAGAGGCTTGCGGTATGGATgttgtcctacagatcttcaagcgaagcatctgtccaggcacacCATTTTTCGAATCGCTAGCTAAAAAGCCTCTTACAACGATGAACGACTTGTTCAGACGTGCAAACAAAtactcaatgctcgaagatgacatACGAGCAGCCACCCAGCAAGTCCTAGTTGCTGGGCAAGCATCTAGAAGTGGCATGGATAGAAGTGCCAAACTTCCGGACCGGCCGAGGCCGTCCGATCGAAGACAGAAGGGACCAAGTCGCCCGGAAAGGTCACCCCTCACGcctctttccatatcatatgaaaaacttcTTCCTATGATCCAAGGtctgtccgacttcaggtggcctagacccctcggAACGGACCCAACCAAAAGAGATCATAGCAAGAGATGTGTCTTCCACAAGGAGCATGGTCACACAACGGAAGAATGCAGGTGCCTCCATTATTTGGTCGTAAGGCTCATAAGGGCGGGAAACTTAAAAcaatacctccgctcagataccAAAGGAAGAGACGCTTTCCAAAATCATAATTCTGGAGCCCCCAAAGCCTCAGCTGCCCCCAAAgccgttataaactatattaacggaggCTCATCTGACGAGGAGTATGACTCTAAGCGAAAGAGACAAAAGTTGTTGCGGGATGCATCAGTACGCGAACgtatcaactccatccggcctGGACTAACTGGAGGAGGCCTTCGCTCCATAGATGgaacaatcattttcccaccagtagacccCACCCCGACATTGCAGCCACaccgcgacgccctcatcctatCCCTAGAGATAAGAGACTTCAACATGAGACGCATTCTGGTTTACCCAGGCAACTCGGCCAATCTTGTGCAAGCATCGGTCGTTAGCCACATGGGGCACAGTCTCACGAACCTTGAAAACCCTAGACGAATcctatccggattcaacgggtcaTCAACTATGTCCTTGGGAGACAttgtactgccggtccaagTTGACCCaatcactctcaac ccagttagtcgctcgccaatgctaccaAATAGCACGAGAAACAGGGACCAGTCAGGAGGATGCATCCCTCCCTAA